One Pyrus communis chromosome 4, drPyrComm1.1, whole genome shotgun sequence genomic region harbors:
- the LOC137732565 gene encoding protein TIME FOR COFFEE-like isoform X2 has translation MDRNRDARRSAIAAPNGLSRRRHRSSSLRDSPEDDGPVETSRLRDRKKDRDRDRDREKDRDRDRDRLSRSKRRRGERLMHGSNREDSRDDSSEESVNDEDEDEDEDGGGSGVGGGGSSIRMLPPNHPSSTASLSSSMINHRKSFSPVHNLNSNKHFRPLTALKVTDEMIGVSVPRKARSASTKRSNEWPSSCGVVGDQIHRQASTSPVRPSVSSSTPAPTSPSSSHASAVRKRLKPNGPKLRPPKSLSTKTASSNQDEIEKEVAEVLYGMKRQPQGPTKQEITATDSIKFESRETNNKFTSDAKSRVSSPISNSPCVVPQLTSPFPQNSCSSVTSMSAAAPKRKRPRPVKYEDENPAIFAVQNSPISSTAKMVADQPSKVETSSPKLEKNPGSAAENGGFAYDLPNSQAVQAAPASMEAQPEAIKPESNVVSNSRPASDESESRNVRTNKVELQSPKKESTGLRLDDKREEITLTKPSSTIPEVENHREEKFQIDLMAPPERDGEVDFISVDPKPAVVDAETDLRAVSREDNSKALKIGNKEEVQPLNLETEKSKAALEEAEAGDLKKQTSSFVGGKERNFDLQLDLEKTESFSGNKLPHNVAKQNTEKTVQSGSVPLPMSVAGWPSGLPPMGYMAPLPGVVSMDGSTVSSAPIQPPHLLFSQPRPKRCTTHCYIARNIYCHQQISRMNPFWPVAAGSGSLYGGAKHSNPNVLPPELLGNVPGRGVNPAQDKGQGIAMFPAQSAKEKTSQAANLVDAQRKQIVLQQALPPGPPTNILHGPAFIFPLSQQQAAPAPSVRPGSVKSSNAGGAASSSASNSASLSASAATAAAAPALSFNYPNMAGNEPQYLAILQNNAYPFPMPPHVGAQPAYRGPHAQAMPYFNGSFYPSQMLHPSQLQQQQQQPPPPSQSQQSQQGHPNTTISSGSSSSQKHLQNQQQRPHQSVVNGGSGSLQGFPASKNHPSQAIQLQQQQNLHVSRQLEPEMGGEDSPSTADSRVSRANMSIYGQNFAMPMHPPNFALMTPPSVGSASGATGASGSEKKQQQQQQGSKAGVEASQAFAMSFASLNGATVSPGIDITSMNHTILQNFPDVTRHSYHQYMAVAAAAQAAQQKKNYRGPEEGKTGGGDSSNVEEERKAMAGKASSNVGHSIAFSRADLTDTSGSTIPGNNVIDSSARAVNLSSTPVRSSSSSMPAPVSPANAPIPQQQMQQQMRNHQQQQPQQMYQLQKQQFSSVAPARNKTPTSNGSVYSDHLPSTSSMAAKFPNALSSFPQNLVQSSTSPAQSPQWKNSARITTSQVPSSSLASSTSSSLKNLPQKHGRTQQSHTQISFAANTKASTQSQGLQPASSNQSPSPPVMVGSPTTTTSSMSRSAGGSPRTTTSTSTGNKAGQISSFSSQQAKNSPSVPNQKSSPVGGRNVPSILGNTHITSSSAGTKPQLQQQHQQHQQQQLYKQSIQQVQFFSNAYMQPQASHSNSNTSTQSPSSGYYHASKRRPEQQQQSQGSSGTSSSGMLSLCPPVTHSNTSTNDPAKAAATAVANNMRGGNLSSQTLMHAQFTAAPASGPHQLVPAVVPAGFSYVQHAAVPTVAQVKPAEQKKQPAGE, from the exons ATGGATAGGAATAGGGATGCGAGAAGATCAGCTATTGCGGCCCCTAATGGCCTGTCACGGCGGAGACACCGAAGTAGCAGCCTCAGAGACTCCCCAG aGGACGATGGTCCGGTGGAGACATCGAGGCTCAGAGATCGGAAGAAGGACCGAGATCGAGATCGGGATCGAGAGAAGGACCGAGATCGCGATAGGGATCGGTTGAGCCGGAGCAAGAGGCGGAGAGGCGAGAGGTTAATGCACGGAAGCAATAGAGAAGATAGCCGCGATGATAGTTCGGAGGAGAGTGTGAACGACGAAGATGAGGACGAAGACGAAGACGGAGGTGGAAGTGGAGTCGGCGGCGGTGGGTCGTCGATTCGGATGCTTCCGCCGAACCACCCGTCGTCAACGGCATCTCTGTCATCGTCTATGATAAATCACCGGAAGAGTTTCTCGCCGGTTCATAATCTTAATAGCAACAAGCATTTCAGACCGCTCACTGCGTTGAAGGTCACCGACGAGATGATTGGCGTTTCGGTGCCCCGAAAAGCACGGTCAG CGTCGACGAAGAGGTCCAACGAATGGCCTTCCAGTTGCGGTGTTGTCGGAGACCAAATTCACCGCCAGGCTTCGACGTCCCCTGTTCGGCCGAGCGTGTCATCGTCGACGCCGGCTCCgacttcaccttcttcttcccaCGCCTCGGCGGTCCGGAAGAGGCTG AAGCCAAACGGACCCAAACTTCGGCCGCCGAAGTCCTTGTCGACCAAGACGGCGTCGTCTAATCAGGACGAGATAGAAAAAGAGGTCGCGGAGGTGTTGTACGGGATGAAAAGGCAGCCGCAAGGGCCGACGAAGCAAGAAATTACAGCCACCGATTCGATTAAATTCGAATCCAGAGAAACCAACAACAAATTTACCAGCGACGCGAAATCCAGAGTTTCGTCGCCGATCTCGAACTCGCCTTGTGTGGTTCCTCAGCTGACGTCGCCTTTCCCTCAGAATTCTTGCTCCTCCGTCACTTCCATGTCCGCCGCCG CACCCAAGAGGAAAAGACCACGACCCGTGAAGTATGAAGACGAGAACCCAGCAATTTTTGCAGTTCAAAACAGTCCCATTTCGTCTACGGCCAAAATGGTGGCCGATCAGCCTTCAAAGGTTGAGACTTCCTCTCCAAAATTGGAGAAAAACCCAGGATCTGCAGCTGAAAACGGTGGCTTTGCGTACGATTTGCCCAACTCGCAAGCTGTTCAAGCTGCTCCGGCATCAATGGAGGCTCAGCCGGAGGCAATTAAGCCGGAGAGCAACGTCGTGTCAAATTCAAGGCCAGCGAGCGACGAATCGGAGAGTAGAAATGTTAGAACGAACAAAGTGGAACTTCAATCTCCCAAGAAGGAATCCACTGGCCTCAGATTGGATGATAAACGTGAAGAAATCACCCTGACCAAACC GAGTTCAACAATCCCAGAAGTTGAAAACCACCGAGAAGAAAAGTTCCAGATAGACCTGATG GCTCCTCCAGAAAGGGATGGTGAAGTTGATTTTATCTCCGTAGATCCTAAGCCTGCGGTCGTAGATGCAGAAACG GACTTAAGGGCTGTGAGCAGAGAGGATAACAGCAAAGCTCTGAAAATTGGCAACAAGGAAGAAGTACAGCCTTTAAATTTGGAAACTGAGAAGTCAAAAGCAGCTTTGGAAGAAGCAGAAGCAGGTGATTTGAAAAAGCAGACTTCTTCCTTTGTTGGTGGGAAAGAAAGGAATTTTGATCTGCAGCTTGATTTGGAGAAGACTGAGAGTTTTAGTGGAAACAAGCTGCCCCATAATGTTGCAAAGCAAAACACTGAGAAAACTG TGCAATCGGGTTCTGTACCTTTGCCGATGTCCGTGGCGGGCTGGCCGAGCGGGCTTCCTCCTATGGG ATATATGGCGCCCTTACCAGGAGTTGTATCCATGGACGGGAGCACCGTTTCTTCAGCTCCGATACAA CCGCCGCATTTGCTTTTTAGTCAACCTCGGCCAAAGAGGTGCACAACCCATTGCTACATTGCAAGGAATATATACTGTCACCAGCAAATCTCGAGGATGAATCCTTTCTGGCCGGTAGCAGCTGGTTCGGGATCTCTGTATGGAGGAGCCAAGCATAGCAATCCCAATGTATTACCTCCAGAATTGCTTGGCAATGTTCCAGGGAGAGGGGTGAATCCTGCACAGGACAAGGGGCAGGGGATTGCTATGTTTCCTGCTCAATCTGCGAAGGAAAAAACTTCACAAGCAGCAAACCTTGTGGATGCGCAGAGAAAGCAAATCGTGCTCCAGCAAGCTCTGCCTCCCGGGCCACCTACTAATATATTG CATGGTCCTGCTTTCATTTTCCCATTGAGCCAGCAACAGGCCGCTCCCGCTCCTTCTGTCCGACCTGGTTCTGTGAAGTCTTCTAATGCTGGTGGTGCAGCTTCATCCAGTGCATCTAACTCTGCTTCATTGAGTGCGTCAGCTGCAACCGCTGCTGCAGCACCAGCATTGAGTTTCAACTACCCAAATATGGCTGGAAATGAACCCCAGTATTTGGCGATTTTGCAGAACAATGCATATCCATTTCCAATGCCACCTCATGTAGGTGCACAGCCGGCATACAGAGGACCCCATGCTCAGGCGATGCCTTATTTTAACGGGTCTTTCTATCCTTCTCAAATGCTCCATCCTTCTCAActacaacagcagcagcagcaacccCCACCGCCTTCTCAATCACAGCAAAGTCAACAAGGTCATCCAAACACTACTATTTCAAGTGGTTCTTCGTCGTCCCAGAAGCATTTGCAAAATCAGCAGCAAAGGCCACATCAAAGTGTTGTCAATGGTGGCAGTGGAAGCTTGCAAGGCTTTCCTGCCTCAAAAAACCATCCTTCGCAAGCAATAcagctgcagcagcagcagaaccTGCATGTTTCGCGCCAACTTGAGCCTGAAATGGGTGGCGAAGACAGCCCGTCAACTGCCGATAGTCGTGTCTCTCGTGCAAACATGAGTATTTATGGTCAGAATTTTGCAATGCCAATGCATCCGCCAAACTTTGCTTTGATGACACCTCCTTCGGTTGGAAGTGCCAGTGGTGCAACAGGTGCTAGTGGTAGTGAAAagaagcagcagcaacagcaacaGGGCTCAAAGGCTGGGGTTGAAGCATCCCAAGCTTTCGCCATGTCTTTTGCTTCCTTAAATGGTGCCACCGTTTCTCCTGGAATTGACATAACATCGATGAATCATACAATTCTCCAGAACTTTCCAGATGTGACTAGGCACAGCTATCATCAGTATATGGCTGTTGCTGCGGCTGCCCAAGCTGCACAACAGAAAAAGAATTATCGAGGTCCGGAAGAAGGGAAAACCGGAGGAGGGGATTCCTCTAATGTGGAAGAGGAAAGAAAGGCCATGGCTGGGAAAGCTTCATCAAATGTTGGGCACTCTATTGCTTTCTCCAGGGCAGATTTGACCGACACATCTGGTTCTACAATACCAGGCAACAATGTGATTGATAGTTCAGCAAGAGCAGTTAACCTTAGCTCCACTCCTGTCCGATCATCCAGTTCTTCTATGCCAGCTCCTGTCAGCCCTGCAAATGCACCCATACCCCAGCAACAAATGCAGCAACAGATGCGGAATCACCAGCAACAGCAGCCGCAGCAGATGTATCAGCTTCAGAAGCAGCAGTTTTCTTCTGTGGCTCCAGCTCGTAACAAAACACCAACGAGTAATGGCAGTGTGTACTCTGATCACCTCCCTTCAACCTCTTCTATGGCTGCAAAGTTTCCTAATGCTCTATCATCATTCCCCCAAAACCTTGTCCAAAGCAGCACCAGTCCAGCTCAATCTCCTCAGTGGAAGAATTCTGCAAGGATAACCACTtcccaagttccttcatcttctcTTGCGTCGTCAACCTCTTCGTCCCTCAAAAACCTCCCTCAAAAGCATGGGCGGACACAGCAAAGCCACACACAGATTTCTTTTGCTGCAAACACCAAGGCTTCAACCCAATCTCAAGGGTTGCAGCCTGCCAGTAGCAATCAGTCTCCATCTCCTCCTGTAATGGTTGGTTCGCCCACAACCACAACGTCATCAATGTCTAGAAGTGCTGGTGGAAGCCCCAGGACAACTACTTCGACTTCCACAGGAAATAAAGCTGGCCAAATATCTTCTTTTTCATCTCAGCAGGCCAAGAACTCACCATCAGTGCCCAATCAGAAGTCGTCTCCTGTTGGCGGGAGGAATGTCCCTTCGATCCTAGGCAACACCCATATTACCTCTTCGAGCGCTGGTACTAAGCCACAATTGCAGCAACAGCATCAGCAACATCAGCAACAACAGTTATATAAGCAATCGATTCAACAAGTGCAGTTCTTCTCTAATGCCTACATGCAGCCTCAAGCTTCACATTCCAATAGTAATACCTCTACTCAATCTCCTTCAAGCGGGTATTATCATGCTTCTAAGCGCCGACCTGAGCAACAGCAGCAGTCACAAGGCTCATCAGGAACTTCTTCGAGCGGGATGTTGTCACTCTGCCCTCCTGTTACGCATTCAAATACCAGCACCAACGATCCTGCAAAGGCGGCTGCTACCGCAGTTGCTAACAACATGAGAGGCGGTAACTTATCCTCACAGACTCTTATGCATGCTCAGTTTACTGCTGCACCGGCATCTGGGCCACACCAACTTGTACCAGCAGTTGTACCTGCAGGATTCTCTTACGTACAACATGCTGCTGTTCCGACTGTGGCCCAGGTAAAACCGGCAGAACAGAAGAAACAACCTGCCGGTGAGTAG
- the LOC137732565 gene encoding protein TIME FOR COFFEE-like isoform X1: MDRNRDARRSAIAAPNGLSRRRHRSSSLRDSPEDDGPVETSRLRDRKKDRDRDRDREKDRDRDRDRLSRSKRRRGERLMHGSNREDSRDDSSEESVNDEDEDEDEDGGGSGVGGGGSSIRMLPPNHPSSTASLSSSMINHRKSFSPVHNLNSNKHFRPLTALKVTDEMIGVSVPRKARSASTKRSNEWPSSCGVVGDQIHRQASTSPVRPSVSSSTPAPTSPSSSHASAVRKRLKPNGPKLRPPKSLSTKTASSNQDEIEKEVAEVLYGMKRQPQGPTKQEITATDSIKFESRETNNKFTSDAKSRVSSPISNSPCVVPQLTSPFPQNSCSSVTSMSAAAPKRKRPRPVKYEDENPAIFAVQNSPISSTAKMVADQPSKVETSSPKLEKNPGSAAENGGFAYDLPNSQAVQAAPASMEAQPEAIKPESNVVSNSRPASDESESRNVRTNKVELQSPKKESTGLRLDDKREEITLTKPSSTIPEVENHREEKFQIDLMAPPERDGEVDFISVDPKPAVVDAETDLRAVSREDNSKALKIGNKEEVQPLNLETEKSKAALEEAEAGDLKKQTSSFVGGKERNFDLQLDLEKTESFSGNKLPHNVAKQNTEKTVQSGSVPLPMSVAGWPSGLPPMGRYMAPLPGVVSMDGSTVSSAPIQPPHLLFSQPRPKRCTTHCYIARNIYCHQQISRMNPFWPVAAGSGSLYGGAKHSNPNVLPPELLGNVPGRGVNPAQDKGQGIAMFPAQSAKEKTSQAANLVDAQRKQIVLQQALPPGPPTNILHGPAFIFPLSQQQAAPAPSVRPGSVKSSNAGGAASSSASNSASLSASAATAAAAPALSFNYPNMAGNEPQYLAILQNNAYPFPMPPHVGAQPAYRGPHAQAMPYFNGSFYPSQMLHPSQLQQQQQQPPPPSQSQQSQQGHPNTTISSGSSSSQKHLQNQQQRPHQSVVNGGSGSLQGFPASKNHPSQAIQLQQQQNLHVSRQLEPEMGGEDSPSTADSRVSRANMSIYGQNFAMPMHPPNFALMTPPSVGSASGATGASGSEKKQQQQQQGSKAGVEASQAFAMSFASLNGATVSPGIDITSMNHTILQNFPDVTRHSYHQYMAVAAAAQAAQQKKNYRGPEEGKTGGGDSSNVEEERKAMAGKASSNVGHSIAFSRADLTDTSGSTIPGNNVIDSSARAVNLSSTPVRSSSSSMPAPVSPANAPIPQQQMQQQMRNHQQQQPQQMYQLQKQQFSSVAPARNKTPTSNGSVYSDHLPSTSSMAAKFPNALSSFPQNLVQSSTSPAQSPQWKNSARITTSQVPSSSLASSTSSSLKNLPQKHGRTQQSHTQISFAANTKASTQSQGLQPASSNQSPSPPVMVGSPTTTTSSMSRSAGGSPRTTTSTSTGNKAGQISSFSSQQAKNSPSVPNQKSSPVGGRNVPSILGNTHITSSSAGTKPQLQQQHQQHQQQQLYKQSIQQVQFFSNAYMQPQASHSNSNTSTQSPSSGYYHASKRRPEQQQQSQGSSGTSSSGMLSLCPPVTHSNTSTNDPAKAAATAVANNMRGGNLSSQTLMHAQFTAAPASGPHQLVPAVVPAGFSYVQHAAVPTVAQVKPAEQKKQPAGE, translated from the exons ATGGATAGGAATAGGGATGCGAGAAGATCAGCTATTGCGGCCCCTAATGGCCTGTCACGGCGGAGACACCGAAGTAGCAGCCTCAGAGACTCCCCAG aGGACGATGGTCCGGTGGAGACATCGAGGCTCAGAGATCGGAAGAAGGACCGAGATCGAGATCGGGATCGAGAGAAGGACCGAGATCGCGATAGGGATCGGTTGAGCCGGAGCAAGAGGCGGAGAGGCGAGAGGTTAATGCACGGAAGCAATAGAGAAGATAGCCGCGATGATAGTTCGGAGGAGAGTGTGAACGACGAAGATGAGGACGAAGACGAAGACGGAGGTGGAAGTGGAGTCGGCGGCGGTGGGTCGTCGATTCGGATGCTTCCGCCGAACCACCCGTCGTCAACGGCATCTCTGTCATCGTCTATGATAAATCACCGGAAGAGTTTCTCGCCGGTTCATAATCTTAATAGCAACAAGCATTTCAGACCGCTCACTGCGTTGAAGGTCACCGACGAGATGATTGGCGTTTCGGTGCCCCGAAAAGCACGGTCAG CGTCGACGAAGAGGTCCAACGAATGGCCTTCCAGTTGCGGTGTTGTCGGAGACCAAATTCACCGCCAGGCTTCGACGTCCCCTGTTCGGCCGAGCGTGTCATCGTCGACGCCGGCTCCgacttcaccttcttcttcccaCGCCTCGGCGGTCCGGAAGAGGCTG AAGCCAAACGGACCCAAACTTCGGCCGCCGAAGTCCTTGTCGACCAAGACGGCGTCGTCTAATCAGGACGAGATAGAAAAAGAGGTCGCGGAGGTGTTGTACGGGATGAAAAGGCAGCCGCAAGGGCCGACGAAGCAAGAAATTACAGCCACCGATTCGATTAAATTCGAATCCAGAGAAACCAACAACAAATTTACCAGCGACGCGAAATCCAGAGTTTCGTCGCCGATCTCGAACTCGCCTTGTGTGGTTCCTCAGCTGACGTCGCCTTTCCCTCAGAATTCTTGCTCCTCCGTCACTTCCATGTCCGCCGCCG CACCCAAGAGGAAAAGACCACGACCCGTGAAGTATGAAGACGAGAACCCAGCAATTTTTGCAGTTCAAAACAGTCCCATTTCGTCTACGGCCAAAATGGTGGCCGATCAGCCTTCAAAGGTTGAGACTTCCTCTCCAAAATTGGAGAAAAACCCAGGATCTGCAGCTGAAAACGGTGGCTTTGCGTACGATTTGCCCAACTCGCAAGCTGTTCAAGCTGCTCCGGCATCAATGGAGGCTCAGCCGGAGGCAATTAAGCCGGAGAGCAACGTCGTGTCAAATTCAAGGCCAGCGAGCGACGAATCGGAGAGTAGAAATGTTAGAACGAACAAAGTGGAACTTCAATCTCCCAAGAAGGAATCCACTGGCCTCAGATTGGATGATAAACGTGAAGAAATCACCCTGACCAAACC GAGTTCAACAATCCCAGAAGTTGAAAACCACCGAGAAGAAAAGTTCCAGATAGACCTGATG GCTCCTCCAGAAAGGGATGGTGAAGTTGATTTTATCTCCGTAGATCCTAAGCCTGCGGTCGTAGATGCAGAAACG GACTTAAGGGCTGTGAGCAGAGAGGATAACAGCAAAGCTCTGAAAATTGGCAACAAGGAAGAAGTACAGCCTTTAAATTTGGAAACTGAGAAGTCAAAAGCAGCTTTGGAAGAAGCAGAAGCAGGTGATTTGAAAAAGCAGACTTCTTCCTTTGTTGGTGGGAAAGAAAGGAATTTTGATCTGCAGCTTGATTTGGAGAAGACTGAGAGTTTTAGTGGAAACAAGCTGCCCCATAATGTTGCAAAGCAAAACACTGAGAAAACTG TGCAATCGGGTTCTGTACCTTTGCCGATGTCCGTGGCGGGCTGGCCGAGCGGGCTTCCTCCTATGGG CAGATATATGGCGCCCTTACCAGGAGTTGTATCCATGGACGGGAGCACCGTTTCTTCAGCTCCGATACAA CCGCCGCATTTGCTTTTTAGTCAACCTCGGCCAAAGAGGTGCACAACCCATTGCTACATTGCAAGGAATATATACTGTCACCAGCAAATCTCGAGGATGAATCCTTTCTGGCCGGTAGCAGCTGGTTCGGGATCTCTGTATGGAGGAGCCAAGCATAGCAATCCCAATGTATTACCTCCAGAATTGCTTGGCAATGTTCCAGGGAGAGGGGTGAATCCTGCACAGGACAAGGGGCAGGGGATTGCTATGTTTCCTGCTCAATCTGCGAAGGAAAAAACTTCACAAGCAGCAAACCTTGTGGATGCGCAGAGAAAGCAAATCGTGCTCCAGCAAGCTCTGCCTCCCGGGCCACCTACTAATATATTG CATGGTCCTGCTTTCATTTTCCCATTGAGCCAGCAACAGGCCGCTCCCGCTCCTTCTGTCCGACCTGGTTCTGTGAAGTCTTCTAATGCTGGTGGTGCAGCTTCATCCAGTGCATCTAACTCTGCTTCATTGAGTGCGTCAGCTGCAACCGCTGCTGCAGCACCAGCATTGAGTTTCAACTACCCAAATATGGCTGGAAATGAACCCCAGTATTTGGCGATTTTGCAGAACAATGCATATCCATTTCCAATGCCACCTCATGTAGGTGCACAGCCGGCATACAGAGGACCCCATGCTCAGGCGATGCCTTATTTTAACGGGTCTTTCTATCCTTCTCAAATGCTCCATCCTTCTCAActacaacagcagcagcagcaacccCCACCGCCTTCTCAATCACAGCAAAGTCAACAAGGTCATCCAAACACTACTATTTCAAGTGGTTCTTCGTCGTCCCAGAAGCATTTGCAAAATCAGCAGCAAAGGCCACATCAAAGTGTTGTCAATGGTGGCAGTGGAAGCTTGCAAGGCTTTCCTGCCTCAAAAAACCATCCTTCGCAAGCAATAcagctgcagcagcagcagaaccTGCATGTTTCGCGCCAACTTGAGCCTGAAATGGGTGGCGAAGACAGCCCGTCAACTGCCGATAGTCGTGTCTCTCGTGCAAACATGAGTATTTATGGTCAGAATTTTGCAATGCCAATGCATCCGCCAAACTTTGCTTTGATGACACCTCCTTCGGTTGGAAGTGCCAGTGGTGCAACAGGTGCTAGTGGTAGTGAAAagaagcagcagcaacagcaacaGGGCTCAAAGGCTGGGGTTGAAGCATCCCAAGCTTTCGCCATGTCTTTTGCTTCCTTAAATGGTGCCACCGTTTCTCCTGGAATTGACATAACATCGATGAATCATACAATTCTCCAGAACTTTCCAGATGTGACTAGGCACAGCTATCATCAGTATATGGCTGTTGCTGCGGCTGCCCAAGCTGCACAACAGAAAAAGAATTATCGAGGTCCGGAAGAAGGGAAAACCGGAGGAGGGGATTCCTCTAATGTGGAAGAGGAAAGAAAGGCCATGGCTGGGAAAGCTTCATCAAATGTTGGGCACTCTATTGCTTTCTCCAGGGCAGATTTGACCGACACATCTGGTTCTACAATACCAGGCAACAATGTGATTGATAGTTCAGCAAGAGCAGTTAACCTTAGCTCCACTCCTGTCCGATCATCCAGTTCTTCTATGCCAGCTCCTGTCAGCCCTGCAAATGCACCCATACCCCAGCAACAAATGCAGCAACAGATGCGGAATCACCAGCAACAGCAGCCGCAGCAGATGTATCAGCTTCAGAAGCAGCAGTTTTCTTCTGTGGCTCCAGCTCGTAACAAAACACCAACGAGTAATGGCAGTGTGTACTCTGATCACCTCCCTTCAACCTCTTCTATGGCTGCAAAGTTTCCTAATGCTCTATCATCATTCCCCCAAAACCTTGTCCAAAGCAGCACCAGTCCAGCTCAATCTCCTCAGTGGAAGAATTCTGCAAGGATAACCACTtcccaagttccttcatcttctcTTGCGTCGTCAACCTCTTCGTCCCTCAAAAACCTCCCTCAAAAGCATGGGCGGACACAGCAAAGCCACACACAGATTTCTTTTGCTGCAAACACCAAGGCTTCAACCCAATCTCAAGGGTTGCAGCCTGCCAGTAGCAATCAGTCTCCATCTCCTCCTGTAATGGTTGGTTCGCCCACAACCACAACGTCATCAATGTCTAGAAGTGCTGGTGGAAGCCCCAGGACAACTACTTCGACTTCCACAGGAAATAAAGCTGGCCAAATATCTTCTTTTTCATCTCAGCAGGCCAAGAACTCACCATCAGTGCCCAATCAGAAGTCGTCTCCTGTTGGCGGGAGGAATGTCCCTTCGATCCTAGGCAACACCCATATTACCTCTTCGAGCGCTGGTACTAAGCCACAATTGCAGCAACAGCATCAGCAACATCAGCAACAACAGTTATATAAGCAATCGATTCAACAAGTGCAGTTCTTCTCTAATGCCTACATGCAGCCTCAAGCTTCACATTCCAATAGTAATACCTCTACTCAATCTCCTTCAAGCGGGTATTATCATGCTTCTAAGCGCCGACCTGAGCAACAGCAGCAGTCACAAGGCTCATCAGGAACTTCTTCGAGCGGGATGTTGTCACTCTGCCCTCCTGTTACGCATTCAAATACCAGCACCAACGATCCTGCAAAGGCGGCTGCTACCGCAGTTGCTAACAACATGAGAGGCGGTAACTTATCCTCACAGACTCTTATGCATGCTCAGTTTACTGCTGCACCGGCATCTGGGCCACACCAACTTGTACCAGCAGTTGTACCTGCAGGATTCTCTTACGTACAACATGCTGCTGTTCCGACTGTGGCCCAGGTAAAACCGGCAGAACAGAAGAAACAACCTGCCGGTGAGTAG